The DNA segment aaacacacctccaggctgttaagggctatttgaccaaggagagtgatggaatgctgcatcagatgacctgactcCACAATCAtttgacctcaaccaaattggaTCATTGCTGCccgacttgcttccattcagccacaagagcattagtgaggtcgggtactgatgtttggtgattaggcctggctcgcagtcggcgttccaattcacccAAACATGTTCGAtggggatgaggtcagggctcactatttaaaacacttgtcagcaacgagtgtgggtgaaatagccaaatccactaatttgaaggggtgtcaacatacctttggtcatgtaatgtatatacacatacactgagtgtacaaaacattaaatcaaatcaaattttatttgtcacatacacatggttagcagatgttaatgcgagtgtagcaggGACaacttccatgacatagactgaccaggtgaatccaggtgaaagctatgatcccttattgatgtcacctgttaaatccacttcaatcagtgtagatgaaggggagaagacaggttaaagaaggatttttatgccttgatcagagggtgaatgggcaagacaaaatatttgtgcctttgaatggggtatggtagtaggtgtcaggcgcaccaATTTGAGTGTGtcagaactgcaaagctgctgggtttttcacactcatcaGTTTCCTATGTGTATCAAGATTGGTCCAATacccaaggacatccagccaattggagtcaacatgggccagcatccctgtggatgtcacaatcgtcaaaaggagtagaccaaggtgcagcgtggtaagtgttcatcgttGTATTTATTTGAAATCAGAACactaaaaacaaaataataaacaatgataaCGACCGTAACATCTTGcaggcttaacaagcagtacaaaaataagatcccacaactacaggtggggataggctacctaagtatgattcctaatcagagacaacgatagacagctgcctctgattaggaaccatactcggctcaacacaaagaaatcgacaccatagaatgcccaccccacaccctgacctaaccacatagagaaacaaaccgtctctctcaggtcagggcatgacagtggaatgctttcgatgccttgtagagtccatgccctgaagaattgaagctgttctgagggcagaaagtgttcctaatgttttcagTGCGGCCCTCCAGACCTAGTTGTAGACCGAATGTGGCCCCCAGGGCAAAATTTGTCTGACTCCCCTGTTCTACAGCATAAAgcaaatctgcaattttttacAAAGACCACAGAACCACTTAGGACTTCTTGGTGTGAGTAGTTTTCTCCCTCAAATAGTTCAATAGGATAAGAGTAAAACCAATTACCTTTGTAGCAGTGAGCGGCCGTCATGACAAAGTTATCTGACACAAGAAACCCCCCACAGATATGTTCGCTCTTTTCTGTTTCCTTGTTCCTCTCCTGCACAGAGACCATGTAGGGTTTAGAGTTGGTTTTGGTCTTTTCTCCATTCACAATGCCAGAGTCCTGGTGGGctggtagagacagagatatcCCCAATGAAACCCAAATTAACAACAGTGGGCTTTAAACAACTAGAATTCAAAGACTAGAATTTGTGATGATCACGTGAATTTTATGCTTTTGCTATACAACCAAATCAGTGTCACTTTGCAGTTTTCTGCTGTCCATGGTTAGAGGGTCAAATGTCATCCTCTTTTAACTGCCAGAGTGAGTGGAAGTGTGAGTGGACATGTGATAGGTTGAAGTGATAGATAAAGTTTGGTCTTACCTTTGAGCCCTTGAGGGGGCAGGAGAGTGACCAGCAGGAGCAGGACAGATGTGGCAGCCATATTGTCAGAGAGTGTGTCTTCTTCTCAGACTGTCCTCAAAAGTCCTGAGCATCTTTATAAACCCTTCCCAGCTCATCTACCTACACAGGGTTTGACCTATGAATGTGTGAACCTTGCATATCATTCATTCACCCACCACATTCACACCTCATATAGGTCACCACATTGTGGTTATTCACATTTTAACTCGAACAGCAGGACACTGACAAGCAGACATGGTGGTCTTGCACTGGTAAATCCACACTCTGTTTCTCCCAATCTGTGAGAAATAGGCTTAAGGGGCAATCTTcagttgctacatcaatttttggactCATAAATGAAAGATATGCACCAATTGATACTTGAATAATATAACTTATAATTGACTCATGGGCTCAGGTCAACTGTcatcccatcagaacccaaaatataagattGTTTCCCCCCAATGTTTTTAAACAAGTAAATgcaaaccaacactgtatagcctcaaaacttGGTTAAAACTAGAATTTTTTATATCATGGATGCCCAATTCTtgaatccatagctctgtctatacattgagagtggttacatttctccagccccatccctcagctttctaCCAAAACAGGGGGAgctctttgtcattgtgttcaactgctgattgctgctttaagAGATTAATCCTTTCATTCCAATCCTAGTGATATGCAcagatctcaagttaggattcagcTCTTACAGATTTAAACATTTAAGAGTAAATAAAGTACTGCGGTATATCCAGTGGAGGGGGCAAGAGAGTCAGAACTATACAAGCTGCCACAGAAAACATCTGATCATCCTTTttcgaattgactgaccttcgtgtcttaaagaAATTATGGATTgtcgtttctatttgcttatttgagctgttcttgccataatatggacttggtcttttaccaaataggactatcttctgtgtaccacccctaccttgtcacaacacaactgataggctccaacgcattaagaaggaaagaaattccacaattaacttttaaaaggcacacctgttaattgaaatgcattccaggtgactaccttatgaagctggttgagagaatgccaagagtgtgcaaagctgtcatcaaggcaaagggtggctactttgaagaatcttgaatataaaatatattttgatttgtttaacacttttttggttactacatgattccatgtgttatttcatagttgtgatgtcttcactattattctacaatgtagaaaatattaaaaataaagaaaaacccttgaatgagtaggtgtgtcctaactttgactggtactgtataaagtgggtaaaacagaaCGTAAATTATTAAAGTGATCAAtgttcaatgactctatgtacatagggcagcagtctctaaggcgCAGGGAAGAGTACCGGGTGTGGTAGCCgactagaacagtgactaaggttcagggcagggtactgggtggaggccactagtggtgactgtttaacagtctgatggcctggagatagaagctgtttatcagtctctcggttccagctttgatgcacctgtactgtctccaccttctagatcaggggtgggcaactccagtcctcgggggcctgattgatgtcacactttttctccatccctagcaaacacagctgattaatcaaattgcattctaagctgaagatcatgattatgtgattattggagtcaggtgtattagctggggctggggcaaaactgtgacaccaatcaggccctcgagaaCTGGAATTTCCCACCCCTgttctagatggtagcagggtgaaaaggccgtggctcgggtggctgaggtccttgatgatcttcttggctttcctgtgacaccgggtgctgtagatgtcctcgagggcaggcagtgtgctccTGGAGAGTCCCGTGGTTGCGGAGGGTGCAATTGACCATACCAGGGGGTGATACAGGCTGACAGGATGccctcaatggtgcatctgtagaagttagTGAGGTTCTTAGGGGCCAAGCCCTCTCCCTGTCAATGTGGGTGGGCCGtgctgtctctgctgtctcttgtagtccacgatcagctcctttgtttggTTGACGTTGATGGAGAGGTTATTTTACTgtcaccactccgccagggctctcacctcctcactgtaggctgtctcataattgttggtatcagacctacaactgttgtgtagtcagcaaacttgatgattgagttggagacgtgcatgaCCATGGCAgtccatgggtgaacagggagtacaggagggggctgagcatgcacccctgtgggTCCCCCCTGTTGAGGATCGgcgtggcggaggtgttgctgCCTACATTCCCCACTTGgggtcagcccgtcaggaagtccaggacccagttgtgcagggaggggttcagttccagggctctgagcttagtgatgagcttggtggGCACTATGGAGTGAAGGCTGAGCTgtaagtcaatgaacagcattcttacgtaggtatttATCTTATCCAGGTGGGATAGgtcagtgtgcagtgcaatagtgattgcgtcgtctgtggacctgttgggggcagtatgcaaattgtagtgggtctagggtgtcaagtaaggtggaggtgatatgttccttaactagcctttcaaagcacttcatggtgacagaagtgcatgctacggggcgatagccaTTTAGTTAAGTTACCTGGGGAGGCAATCAATAAGGTAATAGAGTTCAGGTGAGTCCCatgaagcgctgatgcgcgtaacaatggtgacaggtgtgcgtaatgataggTCACCTGGTGCCgttgagcgccagagagggggagcgggagcaggtgtgacagtaccccgtCCCCACCCTCTAGGGGCACCACCCGGCATCCCCCCTGGGCGAGCCTGGCGGGCCGGCCGAGGCGCGGGAGCTGGACTAGCcgggctgaggcatgggagcccgaTGAGCTGGCTGaggcatttttatttatttatttttatttcacctttatttaaccaggtaggcaagttgagaacaatttctcatttacaattgcgacctggccaagataaagcaaagcagctcGACGCatacaacaacacggagttacacatggagtaaaacaaacatacagtcaataatacagtagaaaaataagtctatatacaatgtgagcaaatgaggtgagataagggaggtaaaggcaaaaaaggccatggtggcaaagtaaatacaataagcaagtaaaacactggaatggtagatttgtagtggaagaaagtgcaaagtagaaatagaaataatggggtggcaaaggacaaaataaataaataaatacagtaggggaagaggtagttgtttggggctaaattatagatgggctatgtacaggtgcagtgatctgtgagctgctctgacagctggagcttaaagctagtgagggagataagtgtgtccatttcagagatttttgtagttcgttccagtcattggcagcggagaactggaaggagagacggccaaggaggaattggctttgggggtgaccagaggagatatatctgctggaggcgcgtgctacaggtgggtgcttctatggtgaccagtgagcagagataaggggggGACTTTACCATAGCAGGGtattgtagatgacctggagccagtgggttttcgcgacgagtatgaagcgagggccagcaaacgagagcgtacaggtcgcaggtggtgggtagtatatggggctttggtgacaaacggatggcactgtgatagactgcatccagtttattgagtagggtattggaggctattttggaaagagacatcgccgaagtcgaggatcggtagggaATGTGTCATTTTTACgaggggtatgtttggcagcatgagtgaaggatgctttgttgcgaaatagggaaccaagtctagatttaactttagattggagatgttgatgtgagtctggaaggagagcttacagtctaccagacacctaggtatttgtagttgtccacatatgcTAAGTCAGatacgtccagagtagtgatgctggacgggtgggcaggtgcaggcagcgatcggttgaagagcatgcatttagttttacttgtatttaagagcagtttggAGGGCCACGAAGGAGAGttg comes from the Salmo trutta chromosome 4, fSalTru1.1, whole genome shotgun sequence genome and includes:
- the LOC115192646 gene encoding duodenase-1-like, which encodes MAATSVLLLLVTLLPPQGLKAHQDSGIVNGEKTKTNSKPYMVSVQERNKETEKSEHICGGFLVSDNFVMTAAHCYKGRFRRSSGVWRDSSGSCVLQ